One Clostridium estertheticum DNA segment encodes these proteins:
- a CDS encoding COG2426 family protein, with product MEWLQILLLSAVPLIEQKGAIPLGINVYHINPIAVFLISFIGSLLPVPFVLICFNKIFEWLGKYKTFSGIYNLIDKKINKNKSKFEKFEEIALITFIAIPLPTTGVWTGTAIAAFLKLDFKRSVMCAVIGSFLCGLIITGLAVAFPAFLNMI from the coding sequence ATGGAGTGGTTACAAATATTATTACTATCCGCAGTGCCTCTTATTGAGCAGAAAGGTGCTATACCTCTTGGAATAAATGTTTATCATATTAATCCAATAGCGGTATTTTTGATAAGCTTTATTGGAAGTTTGCTTCCAGTTCCTTTTGTATTGATATGTTTCAATAAGATTTTTGAATGGTTAGGGAAATATAAGACCTTTAGTGGCATTTATAATTTAATTGACAAAAAGATAAATAAGAATAAATCCAAATTTGAAAAGTTTGAAGAAATAGCGCTTATAACATTTATTGCAATACCTCTTCCAACTACAGGAGTTTGGACAGGGACTGCAATAGCTGCTTTTTTAAAGCTGGATTTTAAAAGATCTGTTATGTGTGCAGTTATAGGATCTTTTTTATGTGGACTTATTATTACAGGGCTTGCTGTAGCTTTTCCAGCATTTTTAAATATGATTTAA
- a CDS encoding DUF58 domain-containing protein, with translation MFIQFALILTILAIIIFIGEVTRKKGFDNLKISRNIDKDRLLPGEEFTLTTTIENNKRLPISFLMLSEKMPAAIEFVSDSNRFKEGADLWHLSKYAISWYERKRRIYKLKCNVRGTYILRDINVTIGDLFGHSAETVAIEDFLEFLVYPKLININNIQFANTNLQGDNYVKRWIHQDPLYIKGIREYNVEDRMKDIHWKSSLKMDKLMVKEYDFTSERELTIIVNGQCGEPYWGSIQPVIIENGITVAASLASIAIKEGVASGMWTNCQLMGIQTKISSEVSPDINALRKIMELSARISYSITIKFSDYLRSKIKEFSPNSTYVIITSYLDEESVGILSKLKRHGILIKVIDVSLKSSVPYISGIEKMDYKGGV, from the coding sequence ATGTTTATACAATTTGCTTTGATTCTGACCATACTAGCTATTATTATTTTTATAGGTGAGGTTACACGGAAAAAAGGTTTTGATAATCTCAAAATAAGTAGAAATATTGATAAAGATAGACTTTTACCGGGGGAGGAATTCACCTTAACTACAACTATTGAAAATAATAAAAGGCTACCTATATCATTTTTAATGCTAAGTGAAAAGATGCCAGCAGCTATAGAGTTTGTATCAGATAGCAATAGATTTAAAGAAGGGGCTGACTTATGGCATTTAAGTAAATACGCCATTAGCTGGTATGAAAGAAAAAGAAGAATTTATAAATTGAAGTGTAACGTACGGGGAACCTACATTTTAAGAGATATTAACGTTACTATAGGAGATTTATTTGGGCACTCTGCAGAAACAGTAGCAATAGAAGATTTCTTAGAGTTTTTGGTTTATCCTAAACTTATTAATATTAATAATATTCAGTTTGCAAATACTAATTTACAAGGGGATAATTACGTTAAAAGATGGATTCATCAAGATCCATTATATATTAAAGGTATAAGAGAATATAACGTAGAGGATAGGATGAAGGATATTCATTGGAAATCTAGCTTGAAAATGGATAAGCTTATGGTAAAAGAGTATGATTTTACTTCAGAAAGAGAACTTACGATTATTGTAAACGGACAATGCGGGGAGCCTTATTGGGGTAGTATTCAACCAGTGATTATAGAAAATGGAATTACAGTAGCAGCGTCACTAGCATCTATTGCCATCAAAGAAGGTGTAGCCTCAGGGATGTGGACCAACTGTCAATTGATGGGAATTCAAACTAAGATCAGTTCTGAGGTTTCTCCAGACATTAATGCTCTTAGAAAAATAATGGAACTTAGTGCTAGGATAAGTTATAGCATTACTATTAAATTTAGTGATTATTTAAGAAGTAAAATAAAAGAATTTAGTCCTAATTCTACCTATGTAATTATTACGTCTTATTTAGATGAAGAGAGTGTTGGTATTTTATCTAAATTGAAAAGACATGGAATTTTAATTAAAGTCATAGACGTTTCGTTAAAATCTTCTGTTCCATATATTTCAGGTATTGAAAAGATGGATTATAAAGGGGGGGTGTAG
- a CDS encoding AAA family ATPase, with translation METKKFEEFKCKIKENVGKVIVGKGDNIDKIIVAFICSGHVLIEDVPGLGKTKLAKSLSSSMNCMFKRIQFTPDLLPSDLTGIYYYNQKNQDFEFRSGPLLSQIVLADEINRATPRTQSALLECMEERQITVEGNTIKLQKPFFVIATQNPVEQFGTFPLPEAQLDRFFMKLSLGYPDALEEKAMMNRFMTSDPLNDLQAVVTMEDIEYVQNNYTMVHVSEEIKDYIIAIVSATRRHREVGLGCSPRATLNMMKGSQALAAIRGRDYVIPEDIKELAVPILSHRLMLKNDLGIGNKSKTIIEEIISTIQAPLEKL, from the coding sequence ATGGAAACAAAGAAATTTGAAGAATTTAAATGCAAAATTAAGGAGAATGTGGGTAAGGTTATAGTAGGTAAAGGGGATAATATAGATAAGATTATAGTTGCGTTTATATGCTCAGGACATGTGCTTATTGAGGATGTTCCTGGACTTGGGAAAACTAAGCTTGCGAAGAGTCTTTCCAGCTCTATGAATTGCATGTTTAAGAGGATACAGTTTACACCGGATTTACTGCCTTCAGATTTAACTGGAATATATTATTATAACCAAAAGAATCAGGACTTTGAGTTTAGGTCTGGACCGCTACTCAGTCAAATAGTTTTGGCGGATGAAATTAATAGAGCTACACCTAGAACACAGTCAGCACTTTTAGAGTGTATGGAAGAGAGACAAATTACGGTGGAGGGTAATACTATAAAACTCCAAAAGCCTTTTTTTGTAATTGCTACTCAAAATCCAGTGGAACAGTTTGGAACTTTTCCTTTACCAGAAGCACAATTAGATAGGTTTTTTATGAAGCTTTCATTGGGGTATCCAGATGCATTAGAGGAGAAGGCTATGATGAATAGATTTATGACATCGGATCCACTTAATGACCTTCAGGCCGTAGTTACTATGGAGGACATAGAGTATGTTCAAAATAATTATACTATGGTACATGTTAGCGAAGAAATAAAAGATTACATAATAGCAATAGTGAGCGCTACAAGAAGGCATAGAGAAGTGGGGCTTGGCTGTAGTCCAAGAGCTACATTAAATATGATGAAGGGAAGCCAAGCGCTAGCGGCTATAAGAGGAAGAGACTATGTAATTCCAGAGGATATAAAGGAACTGGCAGTGCCTATTTTAAGCCATAGGTTAATGCTTAAGAATGATCTGGGAATTGGGAATAAAAGTAAAACGATTATAGAGGAAATAATAAGTACTATTCAAGCTCCACTCGAAAAGTTATAG
- the yidA gene encoding sugar-phosphatase, producing the protein MYKLLALDMDGTLLNDEKKISPANYEAIQQARENGVKVVLASGRPLVGFKKYLEQLNLVSEEDYAVAFNGALVQSSQGGEIISKTTLTLEDYKYLYKLSKGLKVNIHALTETSVISPKDTIYTRGEAEMNGIPNEIIAVEDVTSDTTIVKVMFVDKPELIEEIMQNIPEEVSNKYTIVRSAPFYLEFLHKSVNKGAGVAALAKKLNIKQEEVICIGDAGNDIHMIKYAGLGVAMGNAFPEVKKIANFITKTNEEDGVAYIINKFILNGEEAFAV; encoded by the coding sequence ATGTATAAATTATTAGCATTAGATATGGATGGTACATTATTAAATGATGAAAAGAAAATTTCACCAGCAAATTATGAAGCAATACAACAAGCCAGAGAAAATGGAGTAAAAGTTGTACTAGCATCAGGAAGACCTTTAGTTGGTTTTAAAAAATATTTAGAACAACTTAACTTAGTTTCAGAGGAGGATTATGCTGTAGCTTTTAATGGAGCACTTGTTCAAAGCTCTCAAGGTGGGGAAATAATATCTAAAACAACATTAACTCTGGAAGATTATAAATATTTATATAAACTAAGCAAAGGGCTAAAAGTTAATATACATGCATTAACAGAGACTAGTGTAATTTCACCTAAAGATACTATATACACTAGAGGTGAGGCAGAAATGAACGGTATACCTAATGAAATAATTGCTGTGGAAGATGTGACTTCAGATACAACTATAGTAAAGGTTATGTTTGTAGACAAGCCAGAGTTAATAGAGGAAATAATGCAAAATATTCCCGAAGAAGTAAGTAATAAGTATACAATAGTTAGAAGTGCACCTTTCTACTTGGAGTTTCTTCATAAATCAGTTAACAAAGGTGCAGGAGTAGCAGCACTTGCAAAAAAACTTAATATTAAACAAGAAGAGGTTATATGTATAGGTGATGCAGGCAATGATATTCATATGATTAAATATGCTGGACTAGGAGTTGCCATGGGAAATGCCTTCCCAGAAGTTAAAAAAATTGCAAACTTTATAACTAAAACTAATGAGGAAGATGGAGTGGCGTATATTATTAATAAGTTCATTTTGAATGGCGAAGAAGCATTTGCGGTATAA
- a CDS encoding germination lipoprotein GerS-related protein, whose translation MKKKLLLFLMFLLVLGCTLLTSCNKKPKNANDIISYLKNMESYSTEMNMDIKNDKQTINYKARQSYLRGGGYKLELNKDRVFIYKSDDNIYISDKNNGIKYVQSKDFDEVLKLCFIGEYIGLLYTNEEIKYSIEKINDIEYVVINLFIPGSNKNINNALLYVNYKSMIPQKLVIYDNQGKEKINITYSNFLPNVKIEPSEFLMT comes from the coding sequence ATGAAAAAAAAATTACTACTATTTTTAATGTTTTTACTTGTGTTGGGTTGCACACTATTAACTTCCTGTAATAAAAAACCTAAGAATGCGAATGATATTATAAGTTATTTAAAAAACATGGAGAGTTATTCTACAGAAATGAACATGGATATAAAAAATGATAAGCAGACTATTAACTATAAGGCAAGGCAATCCTATTTGAGAGGAGGCGGATATAAACTAGAGCTAAACAAGGACAGAGTGTTTATCTATAAGTCCGATGATAATATTTATATTAGTGACAAAAACAATGGAATAAAGTATGTACAGAGCAAGGATTTTGATGAAGTTCTTAAACTGTGTTTTATTGGAGAATACATAGGGTTATTATATACTAATGAGGAAATAAAATATTCAATTGAAAAGATTAATGATATCGAATACGTGGTGATTAATCTATTTATACCTGGTAGCAATAAAAATATCAATAATGCATTGCTGTATGTTAATTATAAAAGCATGATACCACAAAAATTGGTTATTTACGATAACCAAGGTAAAGAAAAAATCAACATAACATATTCAAATTTTCTTCCAAATGTAAAAATTGAACCATCTGAGTTTTTGATGACCTAG
- a CDS encoding DegV family protein, which yields MRDFVIMTDSCCDLPKEYIYGNNIPFAMLPFSYNDKEYLDDLGQSLSQKQFFDDLRAGALPNTSQANSESFYNMFKPAAERGQDIIYVGVSSGLSGTYNSANIGKTAILEEFPSTIIYIIDVLTASLGQGLMVRKAVEMKNEGCTAEKIVCEIEKVIQNLNTYITVQDLNFLKRGGRISNVAATLGLVLHIKPILTLNQVGRVIPVLKVRGRKKSITKLAEIVKDKITEPETQTIAICHADCYEEAVKLKEEILEKVTVKEVLIYYIGPVVGRFSGPGALAVFFIGESRQHHVIDI from the coding sequence ATGAGAGATTTTGTTATTATGACAGATTCTTGCTGTGATTTGCCAAAGGAATATATTTATGGGAATAACATACCATTTGCTATGTTACCATTTAGTTATAATGATAAAGAGTACTTAGATGATTTAGGACAAAGTTTAAGCCAAAAACAGTTTTTTGATGACCTTCGGGCCGGAGCATTACCCAATACCTCTCAAGCAAATTCTGAAAGCTTCTATAATATGTTTAAACCTGCTGCAGAACGTGGACAGGATATAATTTATGTTGGAGTTTCTTCAGGTCTTAGTGGAACGTATAATAGCGCTAATATTGGAAAGACTGCTATATTAGAAGAATTCCCAAGTACGATAATATATATTATTGATGTGTTAACTGCATCACTTGGTCAAGGTCTTATGGTTAGAAAAGCTGTGGAAATGAAAAATGAAGGATGCACGGCAGAAAAAATTGTTTGCGAAATAGAAAAGGTTATACAAAATTTAAACACCTATATTACTGTTCAAGATTTAAATTTCTTAAAAAGAGGCGGAAGGATATCTAATGTAGCGGCTACCTTAGGGCTAGTTCTGCATATAAAGCCTATACTTACTCTTAACCAGGTCGGGCGCGTAATACCAGTGCTTAAGGTTCGCGGACGTAAAAAATCCATAACAAAGCTTGCAGAAATAGTAAAGGACAAGATTACAGAGCCTGAAACTCAAACCATAGCTATCTGTCATGCAGATTGTTATGAGGAAGCTGTAAAACTTAAAGAGGAAATTTTGGAAAAGGTTACAGTTAAAGAAGTACTTATTTATTACATTGGACCAGTAGTGGGAAGATTTAGTGGACCAGGGGCACTAGCAGTGTTTTTTATTGGTGAGAGCAGACAACACCATGTAATTGATATCTAG
- the acpS gene encoding holo-ACP synthase, translating into MIIGVGTDIVEIRRIKNAMVANSRFLEKIFTTIELEYLKSRNLRPEYVAGRFAAKEAVAKALGTGFRGFDFKDIEIDRTTLGKPIVILKGKAKLIAKKEGQYNIHLSISHGEDCAIAYAILEVEKKIEEVSE; encoded by the coding sequence TTGATTATTGGAGTAGGTACTGATATTGTTGAAATACGACGAATAAAAAATGCTATGGTCGCCAACAGCAGGTTTTTAGAAAAAATTTTTACAACAATAGAATTAGAGTATCTTAAAAGTAGAAATTTGAGGCCGGAATATGTGGCGGGAAGGTTTGCTGCTAAAGAAGCGGTAGCCAAAGCACTCGGTACAGGATTTAGGGGGTTTGATTTTAAAGATATTGAAATTGATAGGACAACCCTTGGGAAACCAATAGTAATTTTAAAAGGTAAAGCAAAGTTAATAGCTAAAAAAGAGGGGCAATACAATATTCATCTTAGTATATCTCATGGTGAAGATTGTGCCATAGCTTATGCTATATTGGAAGTAGAAAAAAAAATTGAAGAGGTGAGTGAATAG
- a CDS encoding DUF6514 family protein: MIVLENLSKRVTDDDVKHNYFYRLVKSQVSVSMDYEPAGVQSYGIEIERQDIIDDIVVFIERDCVENISPQRHKVKNLIKMLHENTVSPIHMIDVLGEYIDEYISDFDEMLKNIGTC, encoded by the coding sequence ATGATAGTTTTAGAAAATTTATCTAAAAGAGTAACAGACGACGATGTAAAGCATAATTATTTTTATAGATTAGTAAAAAGTCAGGTTTCTGTTTCAATGGATTATGAACCTGCTGGAGTACAATCTTATGGTATTGAGATTGAAAGACAAGACATCATTGATGATATAGTGGTATTTATAGAGAGGGATTGTGTAGAGAACATAAGTCCTCAAAGACATAAAGTTAAAAATCTTATAAAAATGCTACATGAAAATACAGTATCACCTATCCACATGATTGACGTATTGGGTGAGTATATTGATGAGTATATTAGCGATTTTGATGAGATGTTAAAAAACATTGGTACTTGCTGA
- a CDS encoding deoxynucleoside kinase — MGFYERSLSKINRGGHWDMIVIDGVVGVGKTTLMNIMAEKGYVRFEEPVVDNPILEKFYYDRERYSFSLQIFFLNKRFKHIKEASKVKDAVMDRSIYGDVIFAKMLKDAGEMCIEEFDLYAELFENMIEHCKAPKLLVYLETSVDAAMDKINKRGREYEKIVEREYWEKLNSNYRAYFEQYNISPILKINVEGLDFENNEKDKEYVLGLIDEALGKIK; from the coding sequence ATGGGGTTTTATGAGAGATCATTGAGTAAGATAAACAGAGGAGGACACTGGGACATGATAGTTATTGATGGAGTAGTTGGAGTAGGGAAGACCACACTTATGAACATAATGGCAGAAAAAGGGTATGTACGTTTTGAAGAGCCAGTGGTGGATAATCCTATATTAGAAAAATTTTATTATGATAGAGAGAGATATAGCTTTTCACTCCAAATATTTTTCCTTAATAAAAGATTTAAACATATTAAGGAAGCCTCAAAAGTAAAAGATGCAGTTATGGATAGAAGTATTTATGGAGATGTAATTTTTGCTAAGATGCTAAAAGATGCAGGAGAGATGTGTATAGAAGAGTTTGATTTATATGCTGAACTATTTGAAAATATGATTGAACATTGCAAGGCACCAAAATTACTTGTATATCTTGAAACCTCGGTAGATGCAGCAATGGATAAGATAAATAAAAGGGGTAGAGAGTATGAAAAAATTGTGGAACGCGAGTATTGGGAAAAGCTAAATTCTAATTATAGAGCTTATTTTGAGCAATATAATATATCACCTATTTTAAAGATAAATGTAGAAGGATTAGATTTTGAAAATAATGAAAAAGATAAAGAATATGTGCTAGGGCTTATAGATGAGGCGTTGGGGAAAATAAAGTAA
- a CDS encoding N-acetylmuramoyl-L-alanine amidase yields MSKMKKIILIFLCLPIIGGVLYGASYVKKVNGEYVRDMNISEKNISKTNKVALIKEEGGKIVKSEDKTISEVKIITKKELGISVIANPKVKTQEYKKALKKPSDMVIVIDPGHASRTSLEKEQQAPGSNIMKIKEPGGAQGINTKTPEYVVNMAVAVRLKSLLEGKGYKVIMTKTDNKQMLGNIARAQVGNKAKADLVIRIHADSNNDSSVKGASMLVPADSKNTNAIYKTSKKYGEIVFNNLIHSIGMKNRGVVERNDLTGFNWSVVPVILVEMGFQSNVEEDKLLVTENYQNKLAKALSEGIDKALIQ; encoded by the coding sequence ATGTCGAAAATGAAGAAGATTATTTTGATTTTTCTATGTCTACCTATTATAGGTGGAGTATTATATGGTGCATCTTATGTGAAAAAAGTAAATGGAGAATATGTGAGAGATATGAATATTAGTGAAAAAAATATAAGTAAAACTAATAAGGTAGCATTAATAAAAGAGGAAGGAGGAAAAATAGTTAAGTCAGAAGATAAGACAATATCTGAAGTCAAGATTATAACTAAAAAAGAGCTTGGTATATCAGTTATAGCAAATCCAAAGGTTAAAACCCAAGAATATAAGAAGGCTTTGAAAAAACCTTCTGACATGGTTATTGTTATAGACCCAGGTCATGCAAGCCGTACTAGCCTTGAAAAAGAGCAGCAAGCTCCAGGTTCCAATATAATGAAAATTAAGGAGCCAGGTGGGGCACAGGGTATTAATACAAAAACTCCTGAGTATGTGGTTAATATGGCAGTAGCGGTTAGACTAAAGAGTTTGCTAGAGGGAAAAGGATATAAGGTAATAATGACTAAAACAGATAATAAACAAATGTTAGGGAATATTGCAAGAGCGCAGGTTGGGAATAAGGCTAAGGCAGATTTAGTTATTAGAATTCATGCGGATTCAAATAATGATTCATCTGTTAAAGGAGCATCTATGTTAGTGCCTGCAGATAGTAAAAACACAAATGCTATTTATAAAACAAGCAAAAAATATGGAGAAATAGTTTTTAATAATTTAATCCACAGTATTGGGATGAAAAATAGAGGCGTTGTGGAGAGAAATGACCTTACAGGTTTTAATTGGTCTGTGGTACCTGTTATTCTAGTGGAAATGGGTTTCCAATCTAATGTGGAAGAGGACAAGTTACTTGTAACTGAGAATTACCAAAATAAACTAGCTAAAGCATTGTCAGAGGGTATTGATAAGGCGTTAATACAATAG
- a CDS encoding IS1182 family transposase, with amino-acid sequence MLKGQLEIEINTYHNLYSLIIPKNNILKQINDLVDFSFVYDELMVNYSLSMGRGAFNPIMLFKYLILKVIYELSDEDVVERALYDMSFKYFLNLAPEETNLINSSTLTKFRKLRIKDMNLLDLLINKTVELAIKEGVLKSKAIIVDATHTKSRYNQKSAGEELLERAKNLRKTLYGVNPEIKEDLPNKVTTGVLEDILEYCKLLIDSINKKPEIVANPAVKTKLNYLTEAFNDDLENLKLSKDADAKVGHKTEDSSFFGYKSHLAMSEERIITAAVITTGEKSDGKELITLIEKSREAGVVVNEVIGDAAYSEKKNLEYTKENKIALISRLNPIISQGTRRKEDEFEFNKDAGLFVCPVGHMAIKKAKQGKKNVGKNQVLTYYFDVEKCKNCAHKDGCYKEGAKSKTYSVKIKSNTHKDQIEFEKSEYFKTRARQRYMIEAKNSELKHQHGYDVAISSGLIGMQMQGALSIFTVNLKRIIKLKSMK; translated from the coding sequence ATGCTAAAAGGACAGTTGGAGATAGAAATAAATACATATCATAACTTATACTCGTTAATTATTCCAAAAAATAATATTTTAAAGCAAATTAATGACCTTGTTGACTTTTCATTTGTTTATGATGAATTAATGGTTAACTATAGTTTATCAATGGGTAGAGGTGCTTTTAATCCTATAATGCTATTTAAATATTTGATTTTGAAAGTAATCTATGAATTGTCTGATGAAGATGTTGTTGAAAGAGCCCTTTATGACATGTCCTTTAAATATTTTCTAAATTTAGCCCCAGAAGAAACAAATTTAATAAACTCAAGTACATTAACTAAATTTAGAAAGCTTCGCATTAAAGACATGAATTTATTGGATTTGTTAATAAATAAAACTGTAGAACTTGCTATAAAAGAGGGAGTTTTAAAAAGTAAAGCAATAATAGTTGATGCGACACATACCAAGTCACGTTATAACCAAAAATCAGCAGGAGAAGAATTATTGGAACGCGCAAAAAACTTAAGAAAAACGTTATACGGGGTAAATCCTGAGATAAAAGAAGATTTACCTAATAAAGTTACAACGGGAGTACTTGAAGATATTCTTGAGTACTGTAAACTATTAATTGATAGCATAAACAAGAAGCCAGAAATTGTAGCAAATCCAGCTGTAAAAACTAAATTAAACTACTTAACTGAAGCTTTTAATGATGACTTAGAAAATCTAAAACTATCAAAAGATGCGGATGCAAAAGTGGGACATAAAACTGAGGATAGTTCCTTTTTTGGATATAAATCACACCTTGCTATGAGTGAAGAACGTATAATTACCGCAGCTGTTATTACAACTGGCGAAAAAAGTGATGGAAAGGAACTCATAACCTTAATAGAAAAAAGCCGTGAAGCTGGTGTTGTTGTTAATGAAGTTATTGGAGATGCAGCTTATTCTGAAAAGAAAAACCTAGAATATACGAAAGAAAATAAAATTGCATTAATTTCAAGACTAAATCCTATAATTTCACAAGGAACACGAAGAAAAGAAGATGAATTTGAGTTTAATAAAGATGCTGGTTTATTTGTATGTCCAGTAGGCCATATGGCTATTAAAAAAGCAAAACAAGGAAAGAAGAATGTTGGTAAAAATCAAGTGCTAACTTACTATTTTGATGTAGAAAAGTGCAAAAATTGTGCTCATAAAGATGGATGCTATAAAGAAGGCGCTAAATCTAAAACTTATTCAGTTAAAATAAAGTCAAATACTCACAAAGATCAAATAGAGTTCGAAAAAAGTGAATATTTTAAAACACGTGCTAGGCAACGTTATATGATAGAGGCTAAAAACAGTGAACTTAAGCACCAGCATGGCTATGATGTAGCAATATCGTCAGGCTTAATTGGCATGCAAATGCAAGGTGCGTTATCAATCTTCACAGTGAATCTAAAGAGAATAATTAAGTTGAAAAGCATGAAATAG